One segment of Acetoanaerobium noterae DNA contains the following:
- a CDS encoding B12-binding domain-containing radical SAM protein produces the protein MKILLVRPPRIKQAITLSNFMFSEPLGLEMIYSVFEQNHTVEIFDMMIEKLSIEEKILDFEPDRVGITSLCIDVLKVIELSNKIKACNSNIITFVGGTQALLSPESFFEPSIDYVFNYTTKDNLIKFLNNDSNIEGVYQKENSFKDSFPKGNNEYMLPNRASTLKYRAYYSYFGYRPAAIMEYGLGCESRCNFCLRWRIEGYKEIQIDRDITIADLNAITESTIMFIDNDFLSSRQKLSSFLDIIKELDLKKNYIIYGSVKGVIETQDLLKEFVRLGLRAILIGYETFKDEELMNYNKKITSSENFKASIILNELDIDVWASFMAHPDWDKDDFKNFRAHIKKIRPQITTINPLTPFPGLPLYEEYKDRLLFSAVDYEKWSFGQLIIKPSKISVRRYYYELMITYLYVNLFVNGNTKMLKKFGLMNVLRIGFGAVKASKNYIKLMLNG, from the coding sequence ATGAAAATTTTACTTGTAAGACCACCTAGAATAAAACAAGCAATAACCTTAAGCAACTTTATGTTTTCCGAGCCCCTTGGTTTAGAAATGATTTATAGTGTATTTGAGCAAAACCACACTGTAGAGATTTTTGATATGATGATTGAAAAGCTTTCTATAGAAGAAAAAATTCTAGATTTTGAGCCAGATAGAGTAGGAATTACGAGTCTTTGCATAGACGTACTGAAGGTTATTGAGCTAAGTAATAAAATAAAGGCATGTAATAGCAATATAATAACTTTTGTAGGAGGAACTCAGGCTCTGCTTAGTCCAGAGAGTTTTTTTGAGCCTAGCATAGATTATGTATTTAACTATACTACAAAAGATAATTTGATTAAGTTTTTAAATAACGACAGCAATATAGAAGGAGTGTACCAAAAAGAAAATTCATTCAAAGATAGCTTTCCAAAGGGAAACAATGAATATATGCTCCCAAACAGAGCCAGTACCTTGAAATACAGAGCCTACTATTCCTATTTTGGATATAGACCTGCAGCTATAATGGAGTATGGCTTAGGCTGTGAAAGTAGATGCAATTTCTGTCTCCGATGGAGGATAGAGGGATATAAAGAAATTCAGATAGATAGGGACATAACTATAGCTGACCTAAATGCCATCACAGAATCTACAATAATGTTCATAGACAACGATTTTTTATCAAGCAGACAAAAGCTCTCTAGCTTTCTAGATATTATTAAGGAGCTTGATCTAAAAAAGAATTACATAATCTACGGCTCAGTAAAAGGAGTAATAGAAACCCAGGATTTACTAAAGGAATTTGTAAGACTGGGACTTAGGGCAATTCTCATAGGTTATGAAACCTTTAAGGATGAAGAGCTTATGAACTATAATAAAAAAATTACTTCTAGCGAAAACTTTAAAGCCTCTATAATACTAAATGAACTGGATATAGATGTATGGGCTTCATTTATGGCTCATCCTGATTGGGATAAAGATGATTTTAAAAACTTTAGAGCCCATATTAAGAAAATAAGACCTCAAATAACAACCATCAATCCACTTACGCCGTTTCCAGGACTACCTTTATATGAAGAGTATAAAGATAGACTGCTATTTAGCGCTGTAGATTATGAAAAATGGAGCTTTGGACAGCTTATTATAAAGCCATCTAAAATAAGTGTCAGGAGATACTATTATGAGCTTATGATAACCTATCTGTATGTGAATTTATTTGTAAATGGCAATACAAAAATGCTCAAAAAATTTGGTCTTATGAATGTGCTAAGAATAGGCTTTGGAGCAGTGAAAGCTTCAAAAAATTATATTAAGCTAATGCTTAATGGCTAA